TTATATCCAGGTGGAGATAGATTAGATAGAGTAACGGTATCCTTTAGCAAAAATGATTATATGGCTTTAAATAAAAAACTAGAAGAAGGAGATATAAGTCACTCCGATTAAGGTTCTAATCATAGGCTATTAATGGCGTTTTATACATGGCAGGCATACGCCATTATATGCTATAAGTATGACAAAAATTATTAGGCAGGACACTTAGGACACTTAGGACAGGACAGAGGACGGACAGGACGGACAGGACACAAAACACTTAGGACGTCCTGGACACTGTCCTGGACAGTGTCCTATGACAGGATATTCAACTTCCAATAACGAATGGTTTTATTTATTCAAAGGAGGGATGAACTTGTTAAAAGCAGTCCCACAAGAAAAAACATATGACGGTTCAATATTTGCTAAAACGTTGGGTGTTACTTCGTCAACCCTTAGAAATTACAAGAGTCATTTCGTTAAAGCAGGTATTTCTTTTAAGATGAAAAATGGAAAAACAGTCTATACTGAAACCAATTTACAAATGTTTAAGGCTATGTTGGATTTATACAAACAAGGTGGAAAAACTATAGCTGAATGTGTCCATGCTGTCCTTGCAAGTGTCCATCCTGTCCAGGACAGCGTCCTAACTGTCCAGGACACTGTCCATGCTGTCCAACAATATGAGGACAAGGTGCAGGACAGTTTAAAACAAATGGAAGAACGATTACAACAAATGCAACAATACATTGATACCAAACTAGCAGATAGAGATAAACAGCTTATGGGAGTAATTAAGGAGTTACAAGAGATTAAGGCA
This genomic interval from Priestia filamentosa contains the following:
- a CDS encoding MerR family transcriptional regulator, which gives rise to MLKAVPQEKTYDGSIFAKTLGVTSSTLRNYKSHFVKAGISFKMKNGKTVYTETNLQMFKAMLDLYKQGGKTIAECVHAVLASVHPVQDSVLTVQDTVHAVQQYEDKVQDSLKQMEERLQQMQQYIDTKLADRDKQLMGVIKELQEIKA